In the genome of Massilia sp. PAMC28688, one region contains:
- a CDS encoding cation diffusion facilitator family transporter: MKHRHEQQHQHQESNHGHHGHHHDHAHGDAHDHQHGHGGHGHHHHHINPDGNGRAFALAIGVNVIFVAIEFVYGFIANSTALMADAGHNLSDVLGLLVAWGAAMLTRSEPNRRYTYGLRSSSILAALFNALILMLACGAIAWEAVHRFSNPGPVGGLTVAVVAAIGVAINGFSAWLFMAGAKDDINIRGAYQHMAADAAISLGVVVSGLAIMGTGWTWLDPVVSIVIVLFILVSTWALLKESLRLVLAAVPDNVDAAKVAAYLATRPGVSSIHDLHIWAMSTTETALTAHLVMPAGYPGDAAVDAIVAGLKAEHAIHHCTLQIEMGTTQHDCALHGDSH; encoded by the coding sequence ATGAAACACCGGCACGAGCAGCAGCACCAGCACCAGGAGAGCAACCACGGCCACCATGGCCACCACCATGATCATGCGCACGGCGATGCGCATGATCATCAGCATGGCCACGGCGGCCACGGCCACCATCACCATCACATCAATCCGGATGGGAATGGGCGCGCCTTTGCGCTGGCCATCGGCGTCAACGTGATCTTCGTGGCGATCGAATTCGTGTACGGCTTCATTGCCAACTCCACCGCGCTGATGGCCGACGCCGGGCATAACCTGTCCGATGTCCTGGGATTGCTGGTGGCGTGGGGCGCGGCCATGCTTACCCGCAGCGAGCCGAATCGCCGGTATACCTATGGCCTGCGCAGCTCGTCCATCCTGGCCGCCCTGTTCAATGCCCTGATCCTGATGCTAGCCTGCGGCGCCATCGCGTGGGAAGCGGTGCACCGCTTCAGCAACCCGGGCCCGGTCGGGGGCCTGACGGTGGCGGTGGTCGCCGCCATCGGGGTGGCCATCAACGGCTTCTCGGCCTGGCTGTTCATGGCCGGCGCCAAGGACGACATCAATATCCGCGGCGCCTACCAGCACATGGCGGCCGATGCGGCCATTTCGCTGGGCGTGGTGGTCTCGGGTCTGGCCATCATGGGCACCGGCTGGACCTGGCTGGACCCGGTGGTGAGCATCGTGATCGTGCTGTTCATCCTGGTCAGCACCTGGGCCTTGCTCAAGGAATCACTGCGGCTGGTGCTGGCGGCGGTGCCGGACAATGTGGACGCTGCCAAAGTGGCGGCCTATCTCGCCACCCGCCCCGGGGTCAGCTCCATCCACGACTTGCACATCTGGGCCATGAGCACCACCGAAACCGCGCTCACGGCGCACCTGGTGATGCCGGCCGGGTATCCGGGCGACGCCGCGGTGGACGCCATCGTGGCAGGCCTGAAGGCCGAGCACGCGATCCATCATTGCACCTTGCAAATTGAAATGGGCACCACACAGCACGACTGTGCGCTGCACGGCGACAGCCACTGA